Proteins co-encoded in one Holophagales bacterium genomic window:
- a CDS encoding cytochrome c, which yields MRNAARTLALVGLTFSTLFAGACDVGLPAGRTPHREGNRLDMGDQLKLKPQRRDLFGARATGLMEPQPGTVAAGDTPYPYAQNEADRAGAELKNPLEPTPAVLAHGKFVYENVCTTCHGPKGAGDGAVTALFPKPPSLMTQKVRDWPDGQLFHRPMRGQNSMPSHSRQVDQKDSWSVVLYIREMQKTEPVAPPPAAPATQTAAVPAAAPQAPAPLAAPAAGGKS from the coding sequence ATGCGTAACGCCGCCCGCACGCTCGCCCTCGTGGGCCTGACGTTCTCCACGCTCTTCGCAGGCGCGTGCGACGTCGGCCTCCCCGCGGGCCGGACGCCGCATCGCGAGGGGAACCGCCTCGACATGGGCGACCAGCTCAAGCTCAAGCCGCAGAGGAGGGATCTCTTCGGCGCGCGTGCCACGGGCCTGATGGAGCCCCAGCCGGGGACCGTCGCCGCCGGCGACACGCCCTACCCTTACGCCCAGAACGAGGCCGACCGGGCCGGTGCCGAGCTGAAGAACCCGCTCGAGCCGACACCCGCGGTCCTCGCCCACGGCAAGTTCGTCTACGAGAACGTCTGCACCACCTGCCACGGTCCGAAGGGGGCCGGCGACGGCGCCGTCACCGCGCTCTTCCCCAAGCCCCCGAGCCTGATGACGCAGAAGGTGAGGGACTGGCCCGACGGCCAGCTCTTCCACCGGCCCATGCGCGGGCAGAACTCGATGCCGAGCCACTCCCGCCAGGTCGACCAGAAGGACTCCTGGTCCGTCGTTCTCTACATCCGGGAGATGCAGAAGACCGAACCCGTCGCGCCGCCTCCGGCAGCGCCGGCGACCCAGACGGCCGCCGTGCCCGCCGCCGCTCCACAGGCCCCCGCTCCACTGGCCGCGCCTGCCGCCGGAGGGAAGTCATGA
- a CDS encoding DUF3341 domain-containing protein yields the protein MTPTSTKGVLGHFCEPADALAAAAKVRDAGWKHFDFLTPFPIHGMEEAMGQKRSWIPWVTLVLALCGILFAQGLQNYVMILDWPMNFGGKPHAAWPSYIPITFEAMVFWAALGSALVAIVAGKKDTVPQPPPMLVKTGATVDRFVLWISATDPKWNAAEAETFVKSLGAHGVRLVDVEGGADA from the coding sequence ATGACGCCGACCTCGACCAAAGGCGTCCTCGGTCACTTCTGCGAGCCGGCCGACGCCCTTGCCGCCGCCGCGAAGGTCCGCGATGCCGGGTGGAAGCACTTCGACTTCCTGACCCCGTTCCCGATCCACGGCATGGAAGAGGCCATGGGCCAGAAGCGCTCCTGGATCCCCTGGGTGACGCTGGTCCTCGCACTCTGCGGGATCCTCTTCGCGCAGGGCCTCCAGAACTACGTGATGATCCTCGACTGGCCGATGAACTTCGGCGGCAAGCCCCACGCGGCGTGGCCGTCGTACATCCCGATCACGTTCGAGGCGATGGTCTTCTGGGCCGCGCTCGGGAGCGCTCTCGTGGCGATCGTCGCCGGCAAGAAGGACACCGTCCCGCAGCCGCCGCCGATGCTCGTGAAGACGGGCGCGACGGTCGACCGCTTCGTCCTCTGGATCTCCGCGACCGACCCGAAATGGAACGCCGCCGAGGCCGAGACCTTCGTGAAGTCGCTCGGCGCGCACGGCGTTCGCCTCGTGGACGTCGAGGGAGGGGCCGATGCGTAA
- the nrfD gene encoding polysulfide reductase NrfD — translation MDDSQLTGRPIVLAGAGPYGGDLEIPEPLVTGGKKWSDVDRDICMHAEEFPTKKWWIAFSVALTGLGVLVFSLILLFYSGMGILGINSPVGWGSFIVNFVFWIGIGHAGTLISAVLFLFRQQWRTGINRAAEAMTLFAVACAGIFPVIHLGRAWFAYWLVPYPNARGPLWINFNSPLAWDIFAISTYGLVSAAFWYVGLLPDLATVRDRATHPWRKAIYNALSFGWTGSHRAWRHYESAYMILAGLATPLVFSVHTIVSFDFATSVMPGWHTTIFPPYFVIGAIFSGFAMVITLMTFMRGYFGMKNYVTLNHMESMAKILMLTGMLVGFAYSTEFFMAWYSGSEWEGFVFKNRAFGPYGWAYFIMFTCNAIVPQVFWWKKMRRHTWVLFAVSILVNVGMWFERYVIVVTSLHRDYLPSSWGMYSLTRWDFAILFGSFGLFFTLFLLFVRFLPVVAISEVKGVMDPKVARSAPTDALAANAAHQEA, via the coding sequence ATGGACGACAGCCAGCTCACGGGCCGGCCGATCGTCCTCGCGGGGGCCGGCCCCTACGGGGGCGACCTGGAGATCCCCGAGCCGCTCGTCACCGGCGGGAAGAAGTGGTCCGACGTCGACCGCGACATCTGCATGCACGCCGAGGAGTTCCCCACGAAGAAGTGGTGGATCGCGTTCTCCGTCGCGCTCACGGGGCTCGGCGTCCTCGTCTTCTCGCTGATCCTCCTCTTCTACTCGGGCATGGGCATCCTCGGCATCAACTCGCCGGTGGGCTGGGGCTCGTTCATCGTCAACTTCGTCTTCTGGATCGGCATCGGCCACGCCGGCACGCTCATCTCGGCGGTCCTCTTCCTCTTCCGCCAGCAGTGGCGCACCGGCATCAACCGCGCCGCCGAGGCGATGACGCTCTTCGCCGTCGCCTGCGCCGGCATCTTCCCGGTCATCCACCTCGGGCGCGCCTGGTTCGCCTACTGGCTCGTCCCCTACCCCAACGCCCGCGGCCCGCTCTGGATCAACTTCAACTCGCCGCTCGCGTGGGACATCTTCGCCATCTCGACCTACGGCCTCGTGTCGGCCGCGTTCTGGTACGTCGGACTCCTTCCCGACCTCGCGACGGTCCGGGACCGGGCGACCCACCCGTGGCGCAAGGCGATCTACAACGCGCTGAGCTTTGGCTGGACCGGCTCGCACCGCGCCTGGCGGCACTACGAGTCGGCCTACATGATCCTCGCCGGCCTCGCGACGCCGCTCGTCTTCTCGGTCCACACCATCGTCTCGTTCGACTTCGCCACGTCGGTCATGCCGGGCTGGCACACGACGATCTTCCCGCCCTACTTCGTCATCGGCGCCATCTTCTCTGGCTTCGCGATGGTCATCACGCTGATGACCTTCATGCGCGGCTACTTCGGCATGAAGAACTACGTGACGCTGAACCACATGGAGTCGATGGCGAAGATCCTGATGCTGACGGGCATGCTCGTCGGGTTCGCCTACTCCACCGAGTTCTTCATGGCCTGGTACTCGGGGAGCGAGTGGGAAGGGTTCGTCTTCAAGAACCGCGCGTTCGGCCCGTACGGCTGGGCCTACTTCATCATGTTCACCTGCAACGCCATCGTGCCGCAGGTCTTCTGGTGGAAGAAGATGCGGCGGCACACCTGGGTCCTCTTCGCCGTCTCGATCCTCGTCAACGTCGGGATGTGGTTCGAGCGGTACGTCATCGTCGTCACCTCGCTCCACCGCGACTACCTCCCCTCGTCCTGGGGCATGTACTCCCTCACGCGGTGGGACTTCGCGATCCTGTTCGGCTCCTTCGGCCTCTTCTTCACCCTCTTCCTCCTCTTCGTCCGCTTCCTCCCCGTGGTCGCGATCTCGGAGGTCAAGGGCGTGATGGACCCGAAGGTTGCACGCAGCGCTCCCACAGACGCCCTCGCCGCCAATGCGGCGCACCAGGAGGCCTGA
- a CDS encoding 4Fe-4S dicluster domain-containing protein, which produces MRPNETTSLPDAAGLDRREFLRLSGTLAAAGALASAGCQPPQETTIPFHDMPESLVDGMGRARFFHTVVDGSPVLVRTREGRPILVAPSPTDASGRGLTVRHQAALMDLYDPDRARGPVSVRRGKGAVVASSWSVVGADVVSRLAKAGSGAVLLTGPVASPALGAAIAALSAHTGLKHVAWSPVEADSAASAHRQTFGDGRAPRPRLDKADLLLGLGAEFLDRPADGLERDFALRRAPEQADGAKMGRFVQLEGRLTLTGANADKRIRVRDSHLAPLAAGLAHELVVVKKTGPLAGNAAVEAALAPFALETVAKAAGIPVEALKGLAGELAAARGKALVLAGGSASGSAAGEALELAALLLNLSLDAYSSGLFDEASAEEPPSGGAKALEALAAEMKAGKVSVLLVAGANPVYDAPASLAFAEALAKVPFVVSLNDRIDETGALADFLAPASHPFECWGDAALPRGLFAVQQPVIQPLHDTRGLLDVLVDWSAAAGVPGAAALVAAAAPVPGAAAAAPVPNPSLAWHFLRASWAARLALEPGTPAFETAWNEVLRSGAFQGPAPAAPPARTLAPAALALLAAIPPAPAGLELQLYPHLALHDGRHGNNAWLQEFPDPITRISWGGALSIAPRRFDEMKLASGDLVEVDAGHGKLVAPAYRHAGMHHEQVALPLGLGRTACGDIGGGVGANAFALRLLAGGRALSAGLPVTIRKVAGNEALAFAQGSDVIDREARPLVPVTTLSEYEKNQKSGTEQQAGGPSAWPEHPYPNARWAMAIDLSKCNGCGKCVIGCQAENNVPVVGRRGIIDGREMSWMRIDRYYDAPKKDGRWDADVWDGPLEVVEEPQTLFEPMLCQHCENAPCETVCPFVATMHSTDGLNQQVYNRCVGTRYCANNCPFKVRRYNFWEYGKAQESALFRALEPRIKRNAELNTRAPMQMKNNPEVTVRNRGVMEKCSFCIQRIQEAKAAATREGKDKVHFPDGAVVPACMEACPTGAITFGDVNAPGSKVAALAAHPRAMKLLEALNVKPSVSYLTKVRNDKA; this is translated from the coding sequence ATGAGACCGAACGAGACCACCTCCCTGCCGGACGCCGCGGGCCTCGACCGGCGGGAGTTCCTCCGGCTGAGCGGCACCCTCGCGGCGGCCGGAGCCCTCGCGAGCGCCGGCTGCCAGCCTCCCCAGGAAACGACGATCCCGTTCCACGACATGCCCGAGAGCCTCGTGGACGGAATGGGCCGCGCCCGGTTCTTCCACACCGTCGTCGACGGCTCCCCCGTCCTCGTGAGGACCCGCGAAGGGCGACCGATCCTCGTCGCGCCGAGCCCGACCGACGCGAGCGGCCGGGGCCTCACCGTGCGCCACCAGGCCGCCCTGATGGACCTCTACGACCCCGACCGCGCGCGTGGGCCCGTCTCGGTCCGCCGCGGAAAGGGCGCCGTCGTGGCGTCGAGCTGGAGCGTCGTCGGGGCCGACGTCGTCTCGCGCCTCGCGAAGGCCGGAAGCGGGGCCGTCCTCCTCACCGGACCCGTCGCGAGCCCGGCGCTCGGCGCGGCCATCGCCGCCCTCTCCGCCCACACGGGCCTGAAGCACGTCGCCTGGTCGCCCGTAGAAGCCGACTCGGCGGCGAGCGCCCACCGACAGACCTTCGGCGACGGGCGCGCCCCGCGCCCGCGCCTCGACAAGGCCGACCTCCTCCTCGGCCTCGGCGCCGAGTTCCTCGACCGGCCCGCCGACGGCCTCGAGCGCGACTTTGCTCTCCGGCGCGCTCCCGAGCAGGCCGATGGGGCGAAGATGGGCCGCTTCGTCCAGCTCGAAGGGCGCCTCACCCTCACGGGCGCCAACGCCGACAAGCGGATCCGCGTCCGCGACTCGCACCTCGCCCCTCTCGCTGCCGGCCTCGCGCACGAGCTCGTCGTCGTGAAGAAGACCGGCCCGCTCGCCGGCAACGCCGCCGTCGAGGCAGCGCTCGCGCCGTTCGCCCTCGAGACCGTCGCGAAGGCGGCGGGTATCCCGGTCGAGGCGCTGAAGGGTCTCGCCGGCGAGCTCGCCGCCGCCCGCGGCAAGGCCCTCGTCCTCGCGGGCGGCTCGGCCAGCGGCTCGGCCGCCGGAGAGGCGCTCGAGCTGGCGGCCCTCCTCCTGAACCTCTCCCTCGACGCCTACTCGTCCGGGCTCTTCGACGAGGCCTCCGCCGAGGAGCCCCCGTCCGGCGGCGCAAAGGCCCTCGAGGCGCTCGCCGCAGAGATGAAGGCCGGCAAGGTCTCCGTCCTCCTCGTCGCCGGCGCGAACCCGGTCTACGACGCCCCCGCCTCTCTCGCATTCGCCGAGGCCCTCGCGAAGGTCCCGTTCGTCGTCTCCCTGAACGACCGGATCGACGAGACGGGCGCCCTCGCCGACTTCCTCGCCCCGGCGAGCCACCCCTTCGAGTGCTGGGGCGACGCCGCCCTCCCGCGCGGGCTCTTCGCCGTCCAGCAGCCCGTCATCCAGCCTCTCCACGACACGCGCGGCCTCCTCGACGTCCTCGTCGACTGGAGCGCCGCCGCCGGGGTCCCGGGCGCGGCCGCCCTCGTCGCCGCCGCGGCCCCCGTGCCCGGAGCGGCGGCCGCGGCCCCCGTCCCGAACCCGAGCCTCGCCTGGCACTTCCTCCGCGCCTCGTGGGCCGCCCGGCTCGCCCTCGAGCCCGGCACGCCGGCCTTCGAGACCGCCTGGAACGAGGTCCTCCGCTCCGGCGCCTTCCAGGGGCCGGCCCCGGCGGCTCCGCCGGCTCGCACCCTCGCCCCGGCCGCCCTCGCTCTCCTCGCCGCGATCCCGCCCGCTCCCGCGGGCCTCGAGCTGCAGCTCTACCCGCACCTCGCGCTCCACGACGGCCGGCACGGCAACAACGCCTGGCTGCAGGAGTTTCCCGACCCGATCACCCGCATCTCGTGGGGCGGCGCCCTCTCCATCGCGCCGCGTCGGTTCGACGAGATGAAGCTGGCCAGCGGCGACCTCGTCGAGGTCGACGCGGGCCACGGCAAGCTCGTCGCGCCGGCCTACCGCCACGCGGGAATGCACCACGAACAGGTCGCCCTTCCCCTCGGCCTCGGCCGCACGGCCTGCGGCGACATCGGCGGCGGCGTCGGGGCGAACGCCTTCGCGCTCCGCCTCCTCGCGGGCGGACGCGCCCTTTCCGCGGGCCTGCCGGTAACGATCCGGAAGGTCGCGGGCAACGAGGCGCTCGCCTTCGCCCAGGGATCCGACGTCATCGACCGCGAGGCCCGGCCGCTCGTCCCGGTGACGACCCTCTCCGAGTACGAGAAGAACCAGAAGTCGGGAACCGAGCAGCAGGCCGGCGGCCCCTCGGCCTGGCCCGAGCACCCCTACCCGAACGCCCGCTGGGCGATGGCGATCGACCTCAGCAAGTGCAACGGCTGCGGAAAGTGCGTCATCGGCTGCCAGGCCGAGAACAACGTCCCGGTCGTCGGAAGGCGCGGGATCATCGACGGGCGCGAGATGTCGTGGATGCGGATCGACCGCTACTACGACGCACCGAAGAAGGACGGCCGCTGGGACGCCGACGTCTGGGACGGCCCCCTCGAGGTCGTCGAAGAGCCGCAGACGCTCTTCGAGCCGATGCTCTGCCAGCACTGCGAGAACGCCCCCTGCGAGACCGTCTGCCCGTTCGTGGCGACGATGCACAGCACCGACGGCCTGAACCAGCAGGTCTACAACCGCTGCGTCGGGACCCGCTACTGCGCCAACAACTGCCCGTTCAAGGTGCGGCGTTACAACTTCTGGGAGTACGGCAAGGCCCAGGAGAGCGCGCTCTTCCGGGCGCTCGAGCCCCGCATCAAGCGCAACGCCGAGCTGAACACCCGCGCCCCGATGCAGATGAAGAACAACCCGGAGGTCACGGTGAGGAACCGTGGCGTGATGGAGAAGTGCTCCTTCTGCATCCAGCGGATCCAGGAGGCGAAGGCCGCGGCCACGCGCGAGGGGAAGGACAAGGTCCACTTCCCCGACGGCGCCGTCGTCCCCGCCTGCATGGAGGCCTGCCCCACCGGCGCCATCACCTTCGGCGACGTGAACGCCCCCGGCTCGAAGGTCGCGGCGCTCGCCGCGCACCCGCGGGCCATGAAGCTCCTCGAGGCCCTCAACGTGAAACCGTCCGTCTCCTACCTGACGAAGGTGCGCAATGACAAGGCATGA
- a CDS encoding cytochrome c3 family protein: protein MSRRRTPVRILMLVVAVAVTGSFAYAFSNVRQGYEPRQPILFRHTRMAGPPVMQKNDKGEMVNVGGYDIPCLYCHNMPYKGRHSTVPSTAVCMNCHTSVGLGREWVLKMKDYWDRGEPIPWVKVHDLPDFVYYDHSAHLNARNEKGEWKIPRADAGGKAIPPCQECHGKVETMDIVSVQNPFNMQWCLDCHRKPEMKASTDCVTCHR from the coding sequence ATGAGCCGAAGGAGAACGCCCGTACGCATCCTGATGCTGGTCGTGGCGGTGGCCGTGACGGGCTCCTTTGCGTACGCGTTCAGCAACGTGCGCCAGGGGTACGAACCCCGCCAGCCCATCCTCTTCCGGCACACGCGGATGGCGGGGCCGCCCGTGATGCAGAAGAACGACAAGGGCGAGATGGTGAACGTCGGGGGCTACGACATCCCCTGCCTCTACTGCCACAACATGCCCTACAAGGGCCGCCACTCCACGGTGCCGTCGACGGCCGTCTGCATGAACTGCCACACCAGCGTCGGCCTCGGCAGGGAGTGGGTCCTGAAGATGAAGGACTACTGGGACCGGGGCGAGCCGATCCCGTGGGTGAAGGTCCACGACCTCCCCGATTTCGTCTACTACGACCACTCGGCGCACCTCAACGCCAGGAACGAGAAGGGCGAGTGGAAGATCCCGCGGGCGGACGCCGGGGGCAAGGCGATTCCGCCGTGCCAGGAGTGCCACGGGAAGGTCGAGACGATGGACATCGTCTCCGTGCAGAACCCTTTCAACATGCAGTGGTGCCTCGACTGTCATCGCAAGCCCGAGATGAAGGCCTCCACCGACTGCGTCACGTGCCACCGGTGA
- the ccoS gene encoding cbb3-type cytochrome oxidase assembly protein CcoS, whose translation METIFVLLPLALLIAAIAVGLFIWAAKTGQFDDLETPAVRILFDDEEPRRIAPGAAVPPSTPTESTKAESTRRASE comes from the coding sequence GTGGAGACGATCTTCGTCCTCCTCCCCCTCGCGCTCCTCATCGCGGCCATCGCCGTCGGGCTCTTCATCTGGGCCGCGAAGACCGGGCAGTTCGACGACCTCGAGACCCCCGCGGTCCGGATCCTCTTCGACGACGAGGAGCCTCGCCGGATCGCTCCGGGCGCGGCCGTCCCCCCCTCGACACCAACGGAATCGACGAAAGCCGAATCGACAAGGAGGGCCTCCGAATGA
- a CDS encoding heavy metal translocating P-type ATPase — MTRPRESRHLHAAPVACAHCGLAVPAGFVREGEEKQFCCSGCRQVHALVNEWGFDQYYRLVDQQNGVLEPARVTGRSFEDFDDERLQQEATEAAGAGRCRTRLYLEGVHCSACVWLVERLPAALPGVDEIRLNLGSSVAEVTWEPGKTRLSAVGRALDRLGYTPHVHRASKVQEARRSEDRATLARLGVAAACAMNLMFLHGAIYAGEYSGMASPYATLFRWLSLVVAVPVLLFSARPFFQTAAAGLRARIVHIDLPVAIALSVAFAASAWNTVRGSGPLWFDSLAMLVAALLAARQVQRSAQRAALERADSLRGVAFIEFARRLEGAGPGAPTVEVPVSALGHGDHVEVRSGELVPVDGVVLAGRSTIDNAVLTGESEPVQVREGDAVNAGATNLGARLVVKVEAAGDETRVGALLSLVQEALGRRPALVRTTDILARRFVQALLALAIVTGAAWLPRGPEVALERVVALLVVACPCALGLSVPLAMSVALMRAARSGIFVKDPDALERLRHVGTVLLDKTGTLTVGRATVSRWEGEDAALHLARALEAESSHAVARAFRASYGRSVQVVRNAEDVREVPGQGISGRLDGRDVRVGNRAHVEAAGASVPAVLAERADAFVAEGLSPVFVAVDGRVSGLAGVGDPIRTDAKKTLDALRALGIRVRILSGDHPAVVARVAAELGIPAEDALGGLAPEAKRDFVAALTGQRGRSGAVVMVGDGVNDAAALALADVGVAVLGGTGASLVAADVVLTREGVGPLLDILDGSRRLYGVVRRNLGFSLVYNVAASAAVVLGFVGPLLAAVLMPVSSLTVVLSSAASRTFTRPPAAGAGRAVEV; from the coding sequence GTGACCCGTCCCCGCGAGAGCCGGCACCTCCACGCCGCCCCGGTGGCGTGCGCGCACTGCGGCCTCGCGGTGCCGGCCGGCTTCGTTCGCGAGGGCGAGGAGAAGCAGTTCTGCTGCTCCGGCTGCCGGCAGGTCCACGCCCTCGTGAACGAGTGGGGCTTCGACCAGTACTACCGCCTCGTCGACCAGCAGAACGGCGTCCTCGAGCCGGCGCGCGTCACCGGGCGCAGCTTCGAGGACTTCGACGACGAGCGCCTTCAGCAGGAGGCGACCGAAGCCGCGGGCGCCGGCCGCTGCCGGACCCGGCTCTACCTCGAAGGGGTCCACTGCTCCGCCTGCGTCTGGCTCGTGGAGCGGCTCCCCGCCGCCCTCCCCGGCGTCGACGAGATCCGGCTGAACCTGGGCAGCTCCGTGGCCGAGGTCACCTGGGAGCCCGGCAAGACGCGCCTCTCCGCCGTCGGCCGGGCCCTCGACCGCCTCGGCTACACGCCCCACGTCCACCGCGCCTCGAAGGTGCAGGAAGCCCGCCGGTCCGAGGATCGCGCCACGCTCGCCCGCCTCGGCGTCGCGGCGGCCTGCGCGATGAACCTCATGTTCCTCCACGGGGCGATCTACGCGGGCGAGTACTCGGGGATGGCCTCCCCGTACGCCACGCTCTTCCGCTGGCTTTCCCTCGTCGTCGCGGTCCCGGTCCTCCTCTTCTCCGCGCGCCCGTTCTTCCAGACGGCTGCGGCAGGGCTGAGAGCTCGCATCGTCCACATCGACCTCCCCGTTGCCATCGCGCTGTCGGTCGCCTTCGCCGCCAGCGCCTGGAACACCGTCCGCGGAAGCGGACCGCTCTGGTTCGACTCTCTCGCGATGCTCGTCGCGGCCCTCCTCGCCGCGCGGCAGGTCCAGCGCAGCGCCCAGAGGGCGGCCCTCGAGCGCGCCGACAGCCTCAGGGGCGTCGCATTCATCGAGTTCGCGCGGCGCCTCGAGGGCGCCGGCCCCGGCGCCCCGACCGTCGAAGTCCCGGTTTCGGCTCTCGGGCACGGCGACCACGTCGAGGTCCGCTCGGGCGAGCTCGTGCCGGTGGACGGCGTCGTCCTCGCGGGGCGCTCGACGATCGACAACGCCGTCCTGACGGGCGAGTCCGAGCCGGTCCAGGTGCGCGAGGGGGACGCCGTGAACGCGGGCGCCACGAACCTCGGGGCCCGCCTCGTCGTGAAAGTCGAGGCCGCCGGCGACGAGACCCGCGTGGGGGCGCTCCTCTCCCTCGTCCAGGAAGCCCTCGGCAGACGCCCCGCACTCGTTCGGACGACCGACATCCTGGCCCGGCGCTTCGTCCAGGCCCTCCTCGCCCTCGCGATCGTCACCGGGGCGGCCTGGCTTCCCCGCGGCCCGGAAGTGGCGCTGGAAAGGGTCGTCGCCCTCCTCGTCGTCGCCTGCCCCTGCGCGCTCGGCCTGTCGGTTCCCCTGGCGATGTCGGTCGCCCTCATGCGGGCCGCGCGGTCGGGAATATTCGTCAAGGACCCCGACGCCCTCGAGCGGCTTCGGCACGTCGGCACGGTCCTCCTCGACAAGACCGGCACGCTGACCGTGGGGAGGGCCACGGTGAGCCGCTGGGAAGGCGAGGACGCGGCGCTTCACCTTGCCCGCGCCCTCGAGGCCGAGTCCTCCCACGCCGTCGCCCGCGCCTTCCGCGCGTCGTACGGGCGCTCCGTTCAGGTCGTCCGCAACGCGGAGGACGTCCGCGAGGTTCCGGGCCAGGGCATCTCGGGCCGGCTCGACGGCCGCGACGTACGCGTCGGGAACCGCGCCCACGTCGAGGCGGCGGGAGCCTCCGTTCCTGCCGTTCTTGCTGAGAGAGCCGACGCCTTCGTCGCCGAGGGGCTCAGCCCCGTCTTCGTCGCCGTCGACGGGCGCGTCTCCGGGCTCGCCGGCGTCGGTGACCCGATCCGCACCGACGCGAAGAAGACCCTCGACGCGCTCCGCGCGCTCGGAATCCGCGTGAGGATCCTCTCCGGCGACCACCCCGCCGTCGTGGCGCGGGTCGCCGCCGAGCTCGGGATTCCCGCCGAAGACGCTCTCGGCGGCCTCGCTCCCGAGGCGAAGCGCGATTTCGTCGCCGCGCTGACGGGCCAGAGGGGCCGCTCCGGCGCCGTCGTCATGGTGGGAGACGGCGTGAACGACGCGGCCGCCCTCGCGCTGGCCGACGTCGGCGTCGCCGTCCTCGGCGGAACCGGCGCCTCTCTCGTCGCCGCCGACGTCGTCCTGACGCGCGAGGGGGTCGGCCCGCTCCTCGACATCCTCGACGGGTCGCGGCGCCTCTACGGCGTGGTCCGGCGCAACCTCGGTTTCTCCCTCGTCTACAACGTGGCGGCGTCCGCGGCGGTCGTCCTCGGCTTCGTGGGCCCGCTCCTGGCCGCCGTCCTGATGCCGGTCTCCTCGCTGACCGTCGTCCTCTCCTCGGCCGCTTCGCGCACGTTCACCCGTCCCCCCGCGGCCGGCGCGGGCCGGGCGGTGGAGGTGTAG
- a CDS encoding FixH family protein encodes MKLLRLVSEYRWPIYIGGLLTMSIVASGVLVWVATRPDSPRPIRGYYEAAQAWDAGEAVEAASRQLGWTVRYEFPAGVPHTPGTPRPVDVRVTDREGNGIAGLAGHLFAIRPSDPRLNQTGPLVGLPQEAGSYRSLVRLDEPGAWELRIDAKRDALRFVHAARLDVDADPAPAEGPEK; translated from the coding sequence GTGAAGCTCCTCCGCCTCGTCTCCGAGTACCGCTGGCCGATCTACATCGGCGGCCTCCTCACGATGTCCATCGTCGCGAGTGGCGTCCTCGTGTGGGTCGCAACCCGGCCCGACAGCCCCCGCCCGATCCGCGGCTACTACGAGGCCGCACAGGCGTGGGACGCCGGCGAAGCCGTCGAGGCGGCGAGCCGCCAGCTCGGCTGGACGGTCCGCTACGAGTTCCCGGCCGGCGTCCCGCACACGCCCGGCACGCCGCGCCCGGTCGACGTCCGCGTGACGGACCGGGAAGGGAACGGAATCGCCGGCCTCGCCGGCCACCTCTTCGCCATTCGCCCCTCCGACCCCCGCCTCAACCAGACGGGCCCGCTCGTCGGGCTGCCGCAGGAGGCCGGGAGCTACCGGTCGCTCGTCCGCCTCGACGAGCCGGGCGCCTGGGAGCTGCGCATCGACGCGAAACGCGACGCCCTCCGATTCGTCCACGCCGCCCGCCTCGACGTGGATGCGGACCCCGCCCCGGCGGAGGGACCCGAGAAGTGA